A single region of the Pontibacter kalidii genome encodes:
- a CDS encoding M23 family metallopeptidase, with the protein MTLHRTRYTSFLFYTFLILLTASCSQQHTLRGVFKNQTPHEKYAAKLKDANLHETALGHAWLQAGEQALQDSITITLPFQETGYFAADKPRALGYRIPAQRGQRLVVSLEVQSREQLQVFMDLFETEGGKPKHVASADTAASTLAYEVDEDQPHILRVQPELLRSGQYTVTIQAEPILAFPVAGKTSRHIASIWGDPRDAGARSHEGIDVFAKRGTPALAAADGIVRQVATTPRGGKVVWFTDLNRRQSLYYAHLDSQLVQVGQQVQAGDTLGLIGNTGNARTTGPHLHFGIYRYGRGATNPYPYVHQSAAPIPAVKIKGELLGNWVRVASRNANVRLQPSMNSGVYRSLPQHTPLQVTGGTSGWYRIALPDGKEAYIASSVVESATKPVKYEKLASDTNLLDQAHPLAATKDSLPAGTSIAILGSYQGFDFVRNESGELGWVNPQLTVSAR; encoded by the coding sequence ATGACCTTACATCGAACCAGGTATACAAGCTTCCTGTTTTATACTTTCCTTATACTTCTGACGGCCAGCTGCAGCCAGCAGCATACCCTGCGCGGCGTGTTCAAAAACCAGACGCCGCACGAGAAGTACGCAGCCAAACTAAAGGACGCCAACCTGCATGAAACGGCTTTGGGCCATGCCTGGCTACAGGCTGGCGAGCAGGCCTTGCAAGACTCTATCACCATTACCCTGCCTTTTCAGGAAACCGGCTACTTTGCCGCCGATAAGCCGCGCGCACTTGGTTACCGCATACCTGCCCAGCGAGGACAGCGCCTGGTCGTGAGCCTGGAGGTGCAGTCACGTGAGCAGCTACAGGTATTCATGGATCTGTTTGAGACGGAGGGCGGCAAGCCAAAACATGTAGCCTCCGCCGACACTGCCGCCTCCACACTGGCTTATGAGGTGGACGAGGACCAGCCACATATCCTGCGGGTGCAGCCGGAGCTGTTGCGCAGCGGGCAGTACACGGTTACCATTCAGGCCGAGCCCATACTTGCTTTTCCGGTAGCAGGCAAAACAAGCCGCCACATTGCCAGCATCTGGGGCGACCCGCGCGATGCCGGTGCCCGCAGCCATGAAGGGATCGATGTTTTTGCCAAACGCGGCACGCCGGCCCTTGCCGCCGCTGACGGTATTGTGCGGCAGGTGGCCACCACGCCGCGCGGAGGTAAGGTAGTCTGGTTCACCGACCTTAACCGCAGGCAAAGTTTATACTATGCCCACCTCGACAGCCAGTTGGTGCAGGTAGGGCAGCAGGTACAGGCCGGTGATACGCTGGGGCTGATCGGGAACACCGGAAACGCGCGCACCACAGGGCCGCACCTGCATTTTGGCATTTACCGTTATGGCCGTGGTGCCACCAATCCTTACCCGTACGTGCACCAGTCTGCCGCTCCGATACCTGCCGTTAAGATTAAAGGGGAGCTGCTAGGAAACTGGGTGCGCGTAGCAAGCCGAAACGCCAACGTGCGCTTGCAGCCAAGTATGAATTCAGGCGTGTACCGCTCGCTGCCGCAGCACACGCCGCTGCAGGTTACCGGCGGCACCTCCGGTTGGTACCGCATCGCGCTGCCCGATGGCAAAGAGGCGTATATTGCCAGCAGCGTGGTAGAGTCCGCCACCAAACCTGTAAAGTATGAAAAGCTTGCCTCCGACACCAACCTGCTGGACCAGGCACACCCCCTTGCCGCCACCAAAGACAGTCTCCCCGCCGGCACAAGCATCGCCATACTTGGCAGCTACCAGGGCTTCGATTTTGTGCGGAACGAATCCGGAGAACTTGGCTGGGTTAACCCACAACTGACCGTGAGTGCGCGGTAG
- a CDS encoding Ppx/GppA phosphatase family protein: MKLAAIDIGSNAARCQISSVLNQNGRVFFKKVEYVRYPIRFGEDVFSSGYISDLKIEKFVKLLKAFELLLDVHDVNHHMICATSAMRNAYNAPEIIARVREEVGLEIQVIDGEAEAELINKVIYNFLDERNYLHIDVGGGSTEFNIYVNREKVASQSFEQGSIRHMQGRDSEELWGNMRLWIELNAKKYHLSRAIGTGGNINKLFEIAGKAPGKPIFRKQMEEVASYVASLTMEQRVTDLLLNPDRADVIVPAAEIYLSAMKWAKLESMIVPAVGLKDGMLHSLYERYHPERFVITSIS; this comes from the coding sequence TTGAAGTTAGCAGCCATAGATATCGGGTCGAATGCGGCGAGATGCCAGATCTCCAGTGTCCTGAACCAGAACGGGAGAGTGTTCTTTAAAAAAGTGGAGTATGTGCGCTACCCCATCCGCTTCGGCGAGGATGTGTTCAGCTCCGGCTACATCAGCGACCTGAAAATCGAGAAGTTTGTGAAGCTACTGAAGGCTTTCGAGCTGCTGCTGGATGTGCACGACGTAAATCACCATATGATTTGCGCCACCTCTGCCATGCGCAACGCCTATAACGCCCCTGAGATTATTGCGCGGGTGCGCGAGGAAGTTGGCCTGGAGATACAGGTCATAGACGGCGAAGCAGAGGCCGAACTCATCAACAAAGTCATCTATAATTTCCTGGATGAGCGCAATTACCTGCACATCGACGTGGGCGGCGGCAGCACGGAGTTCAACATTTACGTGAACCGTGAAAAAGTGGCCTCCCAATCGTTTGAGCAGGGCTCCATCCGGCACATGCAGGGCCGCGACTCCGAAGAGCTCTGGGGCAACATGCGGCTGTGGATAGAGCTAAACGCCAAAAAGTATCACCTGTCGCGGGCCATAGGTACGGGGGGTAACATCAACAAGCTATTCGAGATAGCCGGTAAAGCGCCGGGTAAGCCCATTTTCCGGAAGCAGATGGAGGAAGTAGCCTCTTACGTAGCCAGCCTGACTATGGAGCAGCGCGTGACCGACCTGCTCCTGAACCCCGACCGCGCCGACGTGATTGTGCCAGCTGCCGAAATTTACCTCTCTGCCATGAAGTGGGCCAAGCTGGAAAGTATGATTGTGCCGGCCGTGGGCCTGAAAGACGGTATGCTGCACTCCCTCTACGAACGCTACCACCCGGAGCGGTTTGTTATTACCAGCATCAGCTAG
- the ppk1 gene encoding polyphosphate kinase 1, whose amino-acid sequence MLISKVSDQIKKSKYISRDLSWLRFNYRVLDQARDASESLFDRLKFMAITSSNLDEFFMIRVGSLYNYLDYGKERLDYSGLRELPFRKKLLDYAHRFVNDQYLTFNNELKPLFHKSGFDILKVSELTEIEQKKADSYFKNTIYPLLTPMVFDNYHGFPLLMNQLLTFGVVTRTTDEGKPQDRVTFVQIPQNLARFYEINRKDRIVFVPIEEIIRWKIKKLFRNVDIVSVNLFRITRNGDFTLEESDDLEADFVQEIKSKLKTRKKGRVVRLEIERNPSAFMMKILKERWTIDNANVFTINSLLDLRALWQVINHRQFRDKGFKQPASVQPLSLPSDGVDMFEYLKEHDVLLHHPYNSMEPVVNLLERAAEDPSVLGIKQTIYRLADQSRVTAALLKAAENGKHVSVLFEVKARFDEERNLREGERLEKAGCFVIYGISKYKTHTKMMMIIRKEGEKVTRYVHIGSGNYNEQTARLYTDISLLTTNEIYAHDVSEFFNVITGHSRPNEYKYLMTSPKGMRTQLMELIRHEARNAKKGLKSGIVVKINSLEDKEIIDELYKASKAGVPIKLIVRGICCLRPGRQDLSENITVKSIVGEYLEHSRLYYFHNNGDSKVYSGSADMMVRSFDRRIEALFLITNAELKREVINILYYNLQDNQNSYIMREDGTYVKRRAGANEEVVDIHKLFFNKTYASDEVELV is encoded by the coding sequence ATGCTTATCAGTAAGGTTTCTGACCAGATAAAGAAAAGTAAATACATTAGCCGCGACCTGAGCTGGTTGCGGTTCAACTACCGTGTGCTGGACCAGGCGCGCGACGCCAGCGAGAGCCTCTTCGACAGGCTCAAGTTTATGGCCATCACCTCGTCTAACCTGGATGAGTTCTTCATGATCCGGGTGGGCAGCTTGTACAATTACCTCGACTACGGCAAGGAGCGCCTTGACTATTCCGGGCTGCGCGAACTGCCGTTCCGCAAGAAGCTGCTCGACTACGCCCACCGTTTCGTCAACGACCAGTACCTCACCTTTAACAACGAGCTCAAGCCCCTGTTCCATAAAAGCGGTTTTGACATCCTGAAGGTGAGCGAGCTGACGGAGATAGAGCAGAAAAAGGCCGACTCCTACTTTAAGAACACGATCTACCCGCTGCTCACGCCCATGGTGTTCGATAATTACCATGGTTTTCCGCTGCTGATGAACCAGCTGCTGACCTTTGGCGTGGTTACCCGCACCACCGACGAGGGCAAGCCGCAGGACCGCGTTACGTTTGTGCAGATTCCGCAGAACCTGGCGCGTTTTTACGAGATCAACCGCAAGGACAGGATCGTATTCGTGCCGATCGAGGAGATCATTCGCTGGAAGATCAAGAAGCTGTTCCGCAACGTGGATATCGTATCCGTAAACCTGTTCCGCATCACGCGCAACGGCGATTTTACCCTGGAGGAGTCGGATGACCTGGAGGCGGACTTTGTGCAGGAGATCAAATCCAAGCTGAAGACCCGTAAGAAGGGACGCGTGGTGAGGCTGGAAATAGAGCGTAACCCTTCGGCCTTTATGATGAAGATCCTGAAGGAGCGCTGGACCATAGACAATGCAAACGTATTCACCATCAACAGCCTACTTGACCTGCGCGCGCTGTGGCAGGTGATAAACCACCGCCAGTTCAGGGACAAGGGCTTTAAGCAGCCTGCTTCTGTGCAGCCGCTAAGCCTGCCAAGCGATGGGGTGGATATGTTTGAATACCTCAAGGAGCACGATGTGCTGCTGCACCACCCCTACAACAGCATGGAGCCGGTGGTGAACCTGCTGGAGCGCGCCGCCGAAGACCCTTCGGTGCTGGGTATAAAGCAGACCATTTACCGTTTGGCCGACCAGAGCCGGGTAACGGCTGCGCTGCTGAAGGCGGCCGAGAACGGCAAGCACGTATCGGTGTTGTTCGAGGTGAAGGCCCGTTTCGATGAGGAGCGAAACCTGCGCGAGGGCGAGCGCCTGGAGAAAGCCGGCTGCTTCGTGATCTACGGCATCAGCAAGTATAAAACGCACACCAAAATGATGATGATCATCCGAAAGGAAGGGGAGAAGGTGACGCGTTACGTACACATTGGCAGCGGCAACTATAACGAGCAAACAGCCCGCCTCTACACCGATATCAGCCTGCTGACGACCAACGAGATTTACGCCCACGACGTGTCGGAGTTTTTTAATGTAATTACCGGCCACTCGCGCCCTAATGAGTATAAGTACCTGATGACCTCACCGAAAGGCATGCGCACGCAGCTGATGGAGTTGATCCGACATGAGGCCCGCAACGCCAAAAAGGGGCTGAAGAGCGGCATCGTGGTCAAGATTAACTCTCTGGAGGATAAGGAAATCATAGACGAGCTGTACAAAGCCTCGAAAGCCGGTGTGCCGATAAAGCTGATCGTGCGCGGTATCTGTTGTTTGCGCCCCGGCCGCCAGGACCTGAGCGAGAACATCACCGTGAAAAGTATAGTAGGCGAGTACCTGGAGCACTCGCGCCTCTACTATTTCCACAACAACGGCGACTCTAAGGTATACAGCGGCAGCGCCGACATGATGGTGCGTAGTTTCGATCGCCGCATCGAGGCGCTCTTCCTGATCACCAACGCGGAGCTGAAGCGGGAGGTCATCAACATCCTGTACTATAACTTGCAGGACAACCAGAACTCCTACATCATGCGCGAGGACGGCACCTACGTGAAACGCCGCGCCGGTGCCAACGAGGAGGTGGTGGACATACATAAGCTCTTCTTCAACAAAACCTATGCGTCTGATGAGGTAGAGCTGGTTTGA
- a CDS encoding DUF5996 family protein, producing the protein MNSLTATPPLLDEFPPLPLEEWENTKDTLHLYLQVIGKIRLKLMPRRNHWWNVTLHVTSRGLGTGPMPYTFYTLTCEFDFIDHQLHLHTSTGASESIALQDGLSVAEFYTQVMKALEVLGVQVEILGKPYDNKSAIPFAQDHTHATYNPEQVHRYWRVLVTVDQVLQEFSGRFYGKTCPVQLYWHHLDLTVTRFSGKKIPVKPEASIVEKDAYTHEIISFGFWPGDNDVRFPAFYSYTYLSPEGLDKEPLQPEQASWVDTNGSPMAILNYEELRQLDNPRQALLHFLESAYQAGAKLAKWPVEELVVKPLSEL; encoded by the coding sequence ATGAACTCTCTAACCGCAACCCCGCCCCTTCTAGACGAGTTTCCGCCTCTTCCGCTCGAAGAATGGGAAAACACCAAAGATACGCTGCACTTATACCTGCAGGTAATCGGAAAGATAAGGCTAAAGCTGATGCCCCGGCGTAACCACTGGTGGAACGTGACGCTGCACGTTACCAGCCGTGGCTTGGGCACGGGCCCGATGCCGTATACGTTTTATACCCTTACCTGCGAGTTCGATTTTATTGACCACCAGTTGCACCTGCACACCAGCACCGGCGCCTCCGAAAGTATAGCCTTGCAGGATGGCCTGAGCGTGGCCGAGTTCTATACCCAGGTGATGAAGGCGCTGGAGGTACTAGGCGTGCAGGTAGAGATCCTGGGCAAGCCCTACGATAACAAGAGTGCCATCCCCTTTGCCCAGGACCACACCCACGCCACCTATAACCCCGAGCAGGTGCACCGGTACTGGCGCGTGCTGGTAACGGTAGACCAGGTGCTACAGGAGTTTAGCGGCCGCTTTTACGGCAAAACCTGCCCCGTACAGCTATACTGGCACCACCTCGACCTGACGGTGACACGCTTTTCAGGTAAGAAAATCCCGGTTAAGCCTGAGGCCAGCATCGTGGAGAAAGACGCCTACACCCATGAGATCATCAGTTTTGGCTTCTGGCCCGGCGACAACGACGTGCGCTTTCCGGCCTTTTACTCCTATACATATCTCTCCCCAGAAGGTCTGGATAAAGAACCGCTGCAACCCGAGCAAGCTAGTTGGGTAGATACCAACGGGAGCCCCATGGCCATCCTTAACTATGAGGAGCTGCGCCAGCTGGACAACCCGCGCCAGGCGCTGCTCCACTTTCTGGAAAGCGCTTACCAGGCAGGGGCAAAGCTGGCAAAGTGGCCTGTCGAGGAACTGGTGGTAAAGCCGCTGAGTGAGCTGTAG
- a CDS encoding acyloxyacyl hydrolase, whose translation MAAPALAQTDASAPALHIGLRTHYGFIIPHSAAIREVSFSHPRALELDLSLHFTSEQAWQYIQGYPRLGVSLAYTSFDNPEVLGNAYVLLLYVEPFLSAHKRFSLSFRLGGGISHQDNVYDSISNPQNQFYSTKIAFPLTVNLMSNYRLSDTWLLRAGATYSHISNGGIRQPNKGINYPMATLGVDYALRTAAFPERHLQKHGPLRQERYYLLALLGTLKDERADPEDKQPLWGLTTYASQRIGRLSALAAGAEWVADYSIKRELEQKKDDTDFQRGAMLAGHELYIGRFRFNQMLGIYIYAPHKARDPVYQRWGLEYHTADGLYVGINLKAHRHVADFMDVRVGWRLGT comes from the coding sequence ATGGCTGCACCTGCCCTTGCACAAACCGATGCCTCAGCGCCTGCCCTCCACATTGGACTGCGCACGCATTACGGCTTCATCATACCGCATTCGGCGGCCATACGCGAGGTGTCCTTTTCCCACCCCAGGGCCTTGGAGCTGGACCTGAGCCTGCACTTTACCAGCGAGCAGGCCTGGCAGTACATCCAGGGCTACCCGCGGTTGGGCGTCTCTTTGGCCTATACCAGCTTCGACAACCCGGAGGTGCTGGGCAATGCCTATGTGCTCCTGCTATACGTGGAGCCATTTCTGTCGGCGCATAAGCGGTTCAGCCTTTCGTTCCGTTTGGGTGGGGGGATTTCACACCAGGATAACGTGTACGACTCCATCAGCAATCCGCAAAACCAGTTTTACAGCACCAAGATAGCTTTTCCGCTAACGGTGAACCTGATGAGCAACTACCGCCTCAGCGACACCTGGCTACTCCGGGCTGGTGCCACCTACAGCCACATCTCCAACGGCGGCATCCGGCAACCCAACAAAGGTATAAACTACCCCATGGCTACCCTCGGGGTGGACTACGCCCTACGCACTGCTGCGTTTCCCGAACGGCACCTGCAAAAGCATGGCCCGCTGAGGCAGGAGCGGTATTACCTGCTGGCGCTGCTGGGCACCCTAAAAGACGAACGGGCAGACCCTGAGGACAAGCAGCCGCTCTGGGGCCTCACAACGTACGCCAGCCAGCGTATCGGCAGGCTTAGCGCCTTGGCAGCCGGGGCCGAGTGGGTGGCAGATTACTCTATTAAGAGGGAGTTGGAGCAGAAAAAGGATGATACAGACTTCCAGCGGGGCGCCATGCTGGCCGGTCACGAACTGTACATAGGCAGGTTCCGGTTTAACCAGATGCTCGGTATCTACATTTACGCTCCGCACAAAGCGCGCGACCCGGTGTACCAGCGCTGGGGGCTGGAGTACCATACTGCCGACGGCCTGTATGTCGGTATCAACCTGAAAGCACACCGGCATGTGGCGGATTTTATGGATGTACGGGTGGGGTGGCGCCTTGGAACGTAA
- a CDS encoding DEAD/DEAH box helicase, whose protein sequence is MSFSSLGLSAPLVRAIEAQQYTTPYPIQQEAIPAMLQGKDILGLAQTGSGKTASYVLPVLEKLQRASPSQSRAVPVLILVPTRELAVQVNEVLRSFARELPRQVKSMAVFGGVSINPQMMKLHGTDVLIATPGRLLDLVEHKAVQLSEVKLLVLDEADKMLNLGFKEEVEKIFSLLPAKRQNVLFSATLHEEVAFIVADMLHNPVKIKIEEEAVVPELINQTAYQVAAERKGPLLRYLIKQNVMQQVLVFASSIRTANNVAAKLVKNGIEATAFHGDKSQGARTEALRQFKAGKLRVLVATDLASRGIDIKYLPHVINYELPRSPKDYVHRIGRTGRAEASGEAISLISPDEEHHFKVIQKKMGKRVPMTPTDEIDLAGF, encoded by the coding sequence ATGTCATTCTCATCCCTGGGCCTCTCAGCACCGCTAGTTAGAGCTATTGAAGCGCAACAGTATACTACTCCCTATCCCATACAGCAGGAAGCTATACCTGCCATGCTTCAGGGCAAGGATATTCTTGGGCTCGCGCAAACCGGCTCGGGTAAAACGGCCAGCTATGTGCTGCCTGTCCTGGAGAAGCTGCAGCGTGCATCTCCGAGCCAGAGCAGAGCGGTGCCGGTGCTGATACTGGTACCCACCCGGGAGCTGGCCGTGCAGGTAAACGAGGTGCTGCGCTCCTTTGCCAGGGAGCTGCCACGCCAGGTTAAGTCCATGGCTGTGTTTGGCGGTGTATCTATCAACCCCCAAATGATGAAGCTGCATGGAACAGACGTGCTCATCGCCACACCCGGCCGCTTGCTGGACTTGGTGGAGCACAAGGCGGTTCAGTTGTCGGAGGTAAAGCTGCTGGTGCTCGACGAGGCAGATAAAATGCTGAACCTGGGTTTTAAGGAGGAGGTTGAAAAGATCTTTTCTTTACTACCAGCAAAGCGCCAGAATGTCCTGTTCTCCGCCACTCTGCACGAAGAAGTAGCTTTTATTGTAGCTGACATGCTGCACAACCCGGTCAAGATCAAAATTGAGGAAGAGGCCGTGGTGCCGGAGCTGATCAACCAGACAGCCTACCAGGTGGCGGCGGAGCGTAAAGGCCCCCTGCTGCGCTACCTCATCAAGCAAAATGTTATGCAGCAGGTGCTGGTGTTCGCTTCCTCTATCCGCACCGCAAACAACGTGGCGGCAAAGCTGGTGAAAAATGGCATCGAGGCGACCGCTTTCCACGGCGATAAAAGCCAGGGAGCCAGAACCGAGGCACTCCGCCAGTTCAAGGCCGGCAAGCTGCGCGTGCTGGTAGCCACCGATCTGGCCTCCCGTGGCATCGACATTAAATACCTTCCCCATGTGATCAATTATGAGCTGCCGCGCTCACCAAAAGATTATGTGCACCGCATTGGCCGAACCGGACGTGCAGAAGCCTCCGGAGAAGCTATTTCGCTGATTTCGCCGGATGAGGAGCACCATTTTAAGGTAATCCAGAAGAAGATGGGCAAGCGCGTTCCCATGACACCGACAGATGAGATTGATCTGGCTGGGTTTTAA
- a CDS encoding 1,4-dihydroxy-2-naphthoyl-CoA synthase, with the protein MSKANWTTVKEYEDITYKKSGGVARIAFNRPNVRNAFRPKTVAELFEAFLDAREDTSIGVVLLSAEGPSTKDGVYSFCSGGDQNARGFQGYVDEAGMPRLNILEVQRLIRFMPKVVIAVVPGWAVGGGHSLHVVCDLTLASKEHAIFKQTDADVTSFDGGYGSAYLAKMVGQKRAREIFFLGRNYSAQDAYDMGMVNAVIPHDELEDTAYQWAQEILAKSPTSIKMLKFAFNLTDDGMVGQQVFAGEATRLAYMTEEAKEGRNAFLEKRKPDFSDIKWIP; encoded by the coding sequence ATGAGCAAAGCAAACTGGACAACTGTCAAAGAATACGAAGATATCACCTACAAAAAATCGGGTGGGGTGGCCCGTATCGCGTTTAACAGGCCAAATGTGCGCAACGCCTTCCGCCCTAAAACGGTGGCAGAGCTTTTTGAGGCCTTCCTGGATGCCCGCGAGGATACTTCGATAGGCGTGGTGCTGCTTTCTGCCGAAGGGCCCTCGACTAAAGACGGCGTTTACTCGTTCTGCAGCGGCGGCGACCAGAATGCCCGCGGCTTCCAGGGCTATGTGGATGAGGCCGGTATGCCACGCCTGAACATCCTGGAGGTGCAGCGCCTGATCCGCTTCATGCCAAAGGTAGTGATCGCCGTAGTGCCAGGCTGGGCAGTAGGTGGTGGCCACTCGCTGCACGTAGTCTGCGACCTGACGCTGGCCAGCAAGGAGCACGCGATCTTTAAGCAAACCGATGCCGACGTGACCAGCTTCGACGGTGGCTACGGCTCGGCTTACCTGGCCAAAATGGTAGGGCAGAAGCGCGCCCGCGAGATCTTCTTCCTAGGCCGTAACTACTCCGCACAGGATGCTTACGATATGGGTATGGTGAACGCCGTAATTCCGCACGACGAGCTGGAGGATACCGCTTACCAGTGGGCGCAGGAGATCCTGGCAAAATCGCCAACGTCTATCAAAATGCTTAAGTTCGCCTTTAACCTCACCGACGACGGAATGGTAGGGCAGCAGGTATTTGCCGGAGAGGCCACCCGACTGGCTTATATGACAGAGGAGGCCAAAGAAGGCCGCAATGCGTTCCTGGAGAAGCGCAAGCCTGATTTCTCTGATATCAAGTGGATTCCGTAG
- a CDS encoding M13 family metallopeptidase, which yields MDLSVKPGDDFYTYAGGAWVKNNPVPAKETRWGSFNLLREFNIQAVKDILEEAAADKSAATGSVNKRVGDFYASAMDSAAIDKLGYKPIKKDLKRAGKVKNVQGVLNEVAYQRTSGVGSPMFGFYVGQDRKDPNTMIPQFSQGGTTLPDRDYYLKDDARTQKIQEAYKTYITKLFTLTGTSEAKAKQHAETIFNLEKKMAEAQMARVEMRDPYKTYNKFAVADFSKTTSNIDWQPLMAKMKVTGEDTILVNNPKFFSELNGLLGSTPITDWQTYLQWNVLKQAAPYLSTPFADANFAYNQALSGQKVQTPRWQRMSQLTDRTIGELLGQLYVQKHFKPEAKARMNEMIANLIKAYEIRINKLDWMSAETKEKALAKLHAFRPKVGYPDKWETYEGLEIKRDAFFANVRNSGEWGYNKMVSQLGKPVDRERWGMTPPTVNAYYSPVMNEIVFPAGILQFPFFDPKADDAVNYGGIGAVIGHEISHGFDDSGSQYDKDGTLRNWWQEEDLAKFKAKAKLLKEQYDGYTVLDSINVNGQLTLGENIGDLGGLAGAYEAFKMTEQGQSDEKIDGFTPDQRFFLSWAQVWRGNILPEAAAQQIVTDPHSPGQYRTVGPLVNMDAWYEAFNVQPGDKLYKAPEERIRIW from the coding sequence ATGGACCTTTCGGTAAAGCCAGGCGACGACTTTTATACTTACGCCGGCGGTGCCTGGGTTAAAAACAACCCCGTGCCGGCCAAGGAAACCCGTTGGGGAAGCTTTAACCTGCTGCGAGAGTTTAACATCCAGGCTGTAAAAGACATTCTGGAGGAGGCAGCAGCCGACAAGAGCGCTGCAACCGGCTCTGTGAACAAGCGCGTGGGCGATTTCTATGCTTCTGCCATGGACAGCGCTGCTATTGACAAGCTGGGTTATAAGCCTATCAAAAAAGACTTGAAAAGAGCCGGCAAAGTGAAGAACGTGCAAGGCGTTCTGAATGAGGTGGCTTACCAGAGAACCTCCGGCGTGGGCTCCCCGATGTTCGGCTTCTATGTGGGCCAGGACCGTAAGGACCCTAACACCATGATCCCGCAGTTCAGCCAGGGCGGTACCACACTGCCGGACCGCGACTACTACCTGAAGGATGATGCTCGCACGCAGAAGATCCAGGAGGCTTACAAAACCTACATCACCAAACTGTTTACGCTAACCGGTACTTCTGAAGCCAAAGCCAAGCAGCATGCAGAGACCATCTTTAACCTGGAGAAGAAGATGGCTGAGGCACAGATGGCACGCGTAGAGATGCGCGACCCATACAAAACCTACAACAAGTTTGCCGTTGCCGATTTCAGCAAAACCACCTCTAACATAGACTGGCAGCCGCTGATGGCCAAGATGAAGGTAACTGGCGAGGACACCATCCTGGTGAACAACCCGAAGTTCTTCTCTGAATTAAACGGTCTGTTGGGCTCTACACCGATTACAGATTGGCAGACCTACCTGCAGTGGAACGTGCTGAAGCAGGCTGCGCCATACCTGAGCACCCCGTTTGCAGATGCTAACTTTGCTTATAACCAAGCATTGAGCGGCCAGAAAGTACAGACGCCACGCTGGCAGCGCATGTCGCAGCTGACTGACCGCACCATTGGTGAGTTGCTGGGCCAGCTGTATGTGCAGAAGCACTTTAAGCCGGAGGCTAAGGCCAGGATGAACGAGATGATCGCCAACCTGATCAAGGCTTACGAGATCCGCATCAACAAACTGGACTGGATGAGTGCCGAGACAAAAGAGAAAGCGCTTGCCAAGCTACATGCTTTCCGTCCGAAGGTGGGTTACCCGGATAAGTGGGAGACTTATGAAGGGCTGGAGATCAAGCGTGATGCTTTCTTTGCCAACGTGCGCAACTCCGGCGAGTGGGGCTACAACAAAATGGTGAGCCAATTGGGCAAGCCGGTAGACCGTGAGCGTTGGGGCATGACACCTCCGACCGTTAACGCTTACTACAGCCCGGTGATGAACGAGATCGTGTTTCCGGCTGGTATCCTGCAGTTCCCGTTCTTCGACCCGAAGGCGGATGACGCGGTGAACTACGGCGGTATTGGTGCCGTTATAGGCCACGAGATCTCCCACGGTTTCGACGACTCCGGCAGCCAGTACGACAAAGACGGTACGCTGCGCAACTGGTGGCAGGAAGAAGACCTGGCTAAGTTCAAGGCAAAAGCGAAGCTGCTGAAAGAGCAGTATGACGGCTATACGGTGCTGGACTCTATCAACGTAAACGGCCAGCTGACGCTGGGTGAGAACATTGGTGACCTGGGTGGCCTGGCCGGTGCTTACGAAGCCTTCAAAATGACCGAGCAGGGTCAGTCAGATGAGAAGATCGACGGCTTTACGCCGGATCAGCGTTTCTTCCTGTCCTGGGCACAGGTATGGAGAGGCAACATTCTGCCAGAGGCCGCTGCCCAGCAGATCGTAACAGACCCGCATTCACCTGGCCAGTACAGAACGGTTGGCCCGTTGGTGAACATGGATGCCTGGTACGAAGCGTTCAACGTGCAGCCTGGCGACAAGCTGTACAAAGCTCCGGAAGAGAGAATCAGAATCTGGTAA